The Deinococcus carri region TCGCAGTGTGGCGACTGTGGGGGAGGGGTACAAGGTGGAACTGTGGGCCGCCGACCTCTCGCGCCGCCTGGGGGCCCTGCCACAGCAGCCCTCCGACTGCCTGCGCGGGTCGGGCGGCCCCTGGCCGGGGGATGCGGTCTGGAGTCCCGACAGCACGCGCCTCGCCTTTTCCTGTGACCGGGAAGTGCGCGTGTGGAACGTCGCAGCCGGTGGCCTGCAAAGCCTGAAGCGCGAGGGCAAGCGCGAGTATTCCGACGCCCCGAACTTCAGCCCGGACGGGCGCTTTGTGGCCGCCGACGAGGACCAGTTCGGCGTAGCGGTCTGGCGGACGGGGGATGGGCAGCGGGTCACGCAACTCCGGCTGGATTCCTCAGGGGCACAGGTCACGGACGTGAAGATCACGCCGCAAAACCTGCTTCTCGCCGCCTTTGATGATGGCCGACTCGCCCGGCTGGACCTGAATCAGCCCGGAAAGGTGCTGCCGCCGCTGCCCCTGTTCACCCGTGAAAGCAGGTTCCTCTGGCCCACGCTGGCCGTCAGCCGCGAGGGGGACCGTTTCGCGGTGGCAGCGGGGGACGGCCGGGTGAAGTTCGTGCCGCTGCCGCTCCCGGCGGACTGGCCGCAGTGAGGTGCGGAAGGCAGAAGGCTGGCCGAATGCCTCCGCCTTCTGCCTTCCGCCTTCAGCTATCGGCCTTCAGCCGCCCTTTCCACCCGCGCCACCACGCGCTCCCTGCCCAAAGCTTCGAGCATCTCGAACATGCCGGGGCTTTCGCTGGTTCCGGCGATGGCGGCGCGCAGGGGCTGCATCACCTTGCCGGGCTTGAGGCCCTTTTCCTCCGCGAAGGCGCGCAGGGCCGCATCGGTGGTGGCCTGGTCGAAGGCGGGGAGGTTCTTGAGGCGCGCGGCGAGTTCGGGCAGGAAGGGGCGGCCTTCGTCGAGCAGCTTCTGCGCCTTCTCGGTGACCGGGTACTCCTCGGACCAGAAGTAGGGGGTCTTCTCCAGGAACTCGGAAAACACGTCCATGCGCGGAATCATCATGCGGACCACCGCGCGGAAATAGTCGTCGTCCGCGAGGTCGTGTTTCTGCCCGGCGAGGTAGGCGTGCAGCCTCTTCGCCACCTCCTCTTCGGGCAGCACCTCGCGCAGGTACTTGCCGTTCATCCACTTCAGCTTGTCGAGGCTGAAGACGGGGCCGCCCAGCGTCACGTCCTCCAAGCGGAAGACGCGCTGGAACTCGGCCAGGTCGAAGATTTCCCGGCCCTCGGGGTGGGTCCAGCCCATCGTGGCGAGGAAGTTGAGCATCGCCTCGGGCAGAAAGCCCTGCTCCGTGTACCACTCGACCGAGGTGGGGTTCTTGCGCTTGCTGATTTTCGACTTGTCGGCGTTGCGCAGCAGCGGCATATGCGCAAAGACGGGCTGGGGCCAGCCGAACGCCTCGTACAGCAGCACGTGGATGGGCGTGGAGGTAATCCACTCCTCGGCGCGGACCACGTGCGTCACGCCCATCAGCCGGTCGTCCACCACATTGGCGAGGTGGTAGGTGGGGAAGCCGTCGGCCTTGAGCAGCACCTTGTCGTCAATCTCGCGGTTCTGAAAGGCGATGGGTTTCCGCAGGGCGTCGTTCACGACCGTCTCGCCCCCCCGCGGCACCTTCAGGCGGATGACGGCACTCTCGCCCGCGTCCACCCGCCGCTGCGCCTCGGCGGGGTCGAGGTCGCGGCTGGGAACGGCGATGACGCGGCCTTGTTGTTGCGCCTCCTCGCGCAGGGCGGCGAGTTCCTCGGGCGTCTCGAAGGCGTAGTAGGCGTGGCCGGACGCCACCAGCCGGCGGGCGTACTCGCCGTACAGGTCAAAGCGCTCGCTCTGGCGGTAGGGGCCGTTGGGGCCGCCCTGCAAGGGGGACTCGTCGGGCGTGAGATTCAGCCACTGCATCATCTGGAAGATGCGCTTTTCCGAGTCGGGCACATAGCGGTTGCGGTCCGTGTCCTCGATGCGGAGGATGAACTTACCTTCCTCACCCGCCGCCGCGGCCTGATGCGCGAGCGTGTGGTTGAAGAGGCCGATGTACGCGGTGCCCACGTGGGGGTCGCCGGTGGGGCTGGGGGCGATGCGGGTGACGACAGGCATGGGGGCCATCTTACTTGGGCGGGATACGGGGAAGGGGGCCGGCGGGAGACGAGCTGGGGCGCGGCAAGTGCGGTCGCCTGCCCCGCCGGTGCCTGCTACCTTCAGACATGCGACGCCATCTGCTGCCCGTCCTGACCCTCACCACTGCGCTGCTCGCCTCCTGCGGGTCCTACCTGCCCGACCAGCCGGACATCGACGTCGGCGGCAGTTACGTGGGGCGCATCATCGGGTCGGAAGGCCGCACCGCCCTGCTGGACGTGACGGTGCAGGAAAAGGACCTGCGCGTCAGCGCCACCGTGACGAGCCGCGAGACGGGCCAGAGCTTCACGCTGGTGGGCACCCGCAGCGTCTACAAGTCCAGCCCCGTGACGGTGGACACGTTGGCCGAACTGGGCAGCGGCAGCGTTTGCCCCGGCGGTTTTACCGAGCGCTATCAGGTTCGCGCCACCTTCGAGCGTGCGGGCCGGGGTGGACCTGTCGGTGCCCGGGGGGCTGTCCTTCACCAGACCTGCGACGCGGCGACCAGCCTCTACCAGTACGACTCCGCGAACAGCGGCATGCTGGAACTCACGCGGCGGTAGCGCGGGGCCGCCTCCCCACGCTGTCTAAAACGGATTCCGTCCAATTCCTGAACAGTCGGGAGGGCACCGCCTGTTCATCCATCTCCCGAAATCCGCCCTTGTTCCTTCTCCCTCTCGTCGGATTTCCGGGTGTTTTCAACACCCTTCAATCGGAATCAGTCTAAAACGGTCCCTATCCCGGCTTCATCCGGCGCTCCCCCACAGGCCAGGAAACTGGGCGGGTGAACAACGCACGCAAAGGTCTCGTCCTCGCCACCGCCCTGCTGGTCTCCGCCCCGGCGCAGCAGGCCCAGGCCACCGCTTTCGAAAAGGCGAAATTCGTCTTTCACCTGGGGGTGGCCTACTACGCCTTCAACACCTGGGTCTGGAAGCCCTACCGCCAGTACAAGTTCCAGACCGGCGCACCGAACCAGCGGGCCAATATCGTCAAGGCCGGGCTGGCGCTGGTGTTCGCGGGGTATCAGGTCAACAGCGCCATCCGCATGACCCAGAACACCAATGACCCCTTCCTGAAAAAGATTGGCTCCTTGCTGCCCAACTTCAGCAAGACGCTCACCAACGTGGGCAACGACCTGAAAAATGGCCGTTTCAACGAGCAGGGCATTCAGGACCTCAACCGGCAGACCAACACCCTGCTCAACGCCGCCGAGAGCCAGGGCCAGCCCATCCGCCCGGTGGCGGTGCCGATTCCCGGCCTGTAAACCCCGCTGCACTGCACGAGCCGTCCATCCGGGCGGCTTTTTTGCGGTCGGCCTTCGCCGGGCCTCACCGCCTGAAGCCCGGCACCTCGTCCCGCCCCCGCGCCACATCCCGCACGCCGCGCCGCCCGAAGGCGTGGGCCAGGTCGCGTTCGCTGAGGCGCAGCACCGTGGGCCGCCCGTGCGGGCAGGACCAGGGCTGCTCGCATCCCGAGAGGGCGGCCAGCACGGCCTCTCCTCTCCCCGCGTCCAGCATCCCGGCCTTGAGCGCGGGCGTGCAGGCGAGGCGGCCCAGCACGTCGCGGCGGGGGTCGGGACTGTCGCCCAGGGCGGCTTCCACAATCTGCTCGTGCAGCCGGGGCACGGGCAGGGCGGCCAGCGCGGCGGGGAGCGTCCGCAACCGGGCCAGGCCCGCGCCGAAGTCCTCGATGGTCAGGCCCCAGGCCCGCAATTCGGCGGCGCGCTCGTGCAGCCGGGCCACCTGTTCGGGCGTGAGGTGCAGCAGCTCGGGTTCGGGGAGTTCGGAGGGCGGGGCGGCGGTCAGCTCGCGCATCAGCCGCTCGTACAGCGCGCGTTCGTGCGCAGCGTGCGCGTCCACGATCCACAGGTCGCCCTCGCCCTGCGCGAGCAGGTACAGCTCCTGGTAGACGCCGACCAGCGTGAGAGCGGGGAAGGCTCCGCGTGTGGGGGTCGCCTGCGGTTCGGGTGGTGCAATCAGCGCGGGCGCGGCACGGGCCAGGGGATGCGCCGCAAGGGCCTCTGCCACAGCCGCCCGTACCCGCGCCGCCACATCCGGCAGGTCGGCCAGGGCCACCACCTGTTTGGCCGGGTGGACGTTGGGATTGTGGTCTTCCGGGGCAACGGTTAGGTCCAGCACGCACAGCGGGGCCACGCCGGCGGGCAGCAGTTCCGCGAACCCCTCGATGACGGCTTTTTCCAGTTCCGGCGGCGCGAGGATGGGCCGCCCGTTCACGCTGAAGTGCATCCGGTCGCGCCGCGCGCGGGTGAGTTCCGGGCGGGAGACGACGCCGCGCACGTCTTCGGCCTCCACCCGGAGAACGCGGTTCGCGCTGAGCGGCCCGTACACGCTCGCCACCGCGCCCCGGTGGTCGGCGGGGGCATGGGTCAGCCTCGCCTCGCTGTCCACCGTCAGCCGCCAGTGCAGCCCCGGATGGTGCAGGACGTAGCGGCCCAGCAGCGCCGTGATTTCGCGCACCTCGACCGCGGCCGGAGCCTGCGTGCGGAGGCGGGCGGGCAGTCGGGCGAAGAGGTTCCGCACCGTCACCGTCGTGCCCGCCGGAGCCGAGGTGCGGCGCACCGTTACATCCTCGCCCGCAGCGCGCACTTCCGATGCCCCCACCTGCGCCGCCGGGCGGGTCACCAGATGCAGCTCGCCCGCCTGCGCCGCCGCCCAGAGCGCCTCGCCGCGGAAGCCCAGGGTGGAGACGTGCTCCACCGCCGCCGCCGTGGGTTCCAGCTTGCTCGTTGCGTGGCGCACCGGGGCCAGCGCCACCGAGTCCGCCGGGATGCCTGCACCGTTATCGCGCACGCGCACCACGGCGAGGCCGCCGCCCTCCACCTCCACCTCAAGGCGGGTGGCTCCCGCGTCCAGCGCGTTGTCCACCAGTTCGCGCACCACGTCGAGCGGACGCGACACGACCTCGCCCGCCGCGATGAGGCGGGAGACGTGGGGGGGGAGGAGGTGGATGGTCATAGGGACGCAGAAGGCAGAGGGCAGAGGGCGGATGGCAAAAGCGACGAAAGCTTAGGGCTGACACGACTTAAAAGATGAGTGCGTGTGGAAGGGCTTTTTAGCTCCTCCCCCCTTGCGGGGGAGGCTGGGACTTGCAAAGCTGCGAAGCAGAGGGGGGTGGACGGCAACGCCGTCCCAGAGCAGGAAACCGCAACTTCCCTCTGCCGCCGAGAACTGCGTCTCGCGTCAGTCCTGAGCTGAAGCATCGGGTTAGCCATCTGCCTTCTGCCTTCCGCCTTCTGCACCGCCCCGCGCCTCCGCCTGCCACCGGTGCAGCACTTCCAGCGCCCCCAGCGGCGTGAGGCGGCCCAGGTCCAGCGCGGCGAGTTCGCGCAGCAACTTCCGGTCGTCGCCCTGGGCGTTCAGGGAGGTCAGCAGCGCCGCCGCGCGGGTGGTGACGGGGGCGGGCAGACCGGCGAGGCGGGCGACCTCCACGCCGTAACTCTGGCGGGCCGCGCCGGGGATAACCTGATGGTAGAAGGTCAGGCCGGAGGATTCATCTTCCTCGGCGGCCACGTGGAGGTTCACCAGGCCGGGGTGGTCGGCTTCCAGGCGGGTCAGCTCGAAGTAGTGGGTGGCGAAGAGGGCGTGCGCGCCCGCCGCGTGCAGATGCTCCAGGGCCGCCTGCGCGATGGCGAGGCCGTCCAGGGTGGAGGTGCCGCGCCCCACCTCGTCCAGAATCACCAGGCTGCGGTGCGTGACGCCGTGCAGGATGGCGGCCAGTTCGCTCATCTCCACCATGAAGGTGGAGCGGCCCCCCGCGAGGTCGTCGCTGGCCCCGATGCGGGTGTGGATGGCGTCGTAGACCGGCAGTTCGGCGTGGTCGGCGGGCACGAAGGAGCCGACCTGATGCAGCAGGGCGCACAGGGCCACCGTGCGGAGGTAGGTGCTCTTGCCCGCCATGTTCGGCCCGGTCAGCAGGAGGATATGCCGGTGCGGGCCGAGTTCGGCGTCGTTGGGCACGAAGCGCCCGCCCGTCGCCCGCTCCACGACCGGGTGACGGGCCTGCACCAGCCGCGCCGCGCCCGCCACCGTCTGGGGCCGCACCCAGCCGCATTCGACCGCAAGCTCGGCCAGGGCCGCCAGCACGTCCAGCTCGGCCAGCGCGCCCGCCGCCTCTGCCAGCGCCTCGGCGTGCGTGCTCAGGCCGTCGCGCAGGTCGGTGAAGACCTCCAGTTCCAGTCGCCCCGCCGCCGCCTCCAGCCGGGCAATCTCGCGCTCACGCTCGCGCAGGTCACTGCGGGTGAAGCGGGCACGGTCCTTGAGGGTGGCTATCTGGCGGTAGTCGGCGGGGACCTTGCCCAGGTTGGGGCCGCTCACCTCCAGGTAGTACCCGAAGACGTTGTTGAAGCCCACCTTCAGGCTTTGAATTCCGGTGCGGGCGCGCTCGCTGGTTTCCAGCTCGGCCAGCCAGGCGCGGTGGCCCAGCGCCTCCGAGCGCAGGCCGTCCAGCTCCGCGTGGAAGCCGTCGCGGATCAGGCCGCCCTCGC contains the following coding sequences:
- a CDS encoding WD40 repeat domain-containing protein, producing the protein MRRLLPLFLLAGIALAAPPMNRAAFLLKHPSAVTAVRADSSGVLAYDPDGGGIVALSIIGKDRSLKVPGKLRSPLVTPEGRVLAVQLDFDRCQVAVWDVTAGRKVTALNGALRQVLNCGQDTEFIFSIQFTPDGRFLLTADLTGLRRWDARTGKLLRTLPGKFLDLHVSPDGRSVATVGEGYKVELWAADLSRRLGALPQQPSDCLRGSGGPWPGDAVWSPDSTRLAFSCDREVRVWNVAAGGLQSLKREGKREYSDAPNFSPDGRFVAADEDQFGVAVWRTGDGQRVTQLRLDSSGAQVTDVKITPQNLLLAAFDDGRLARLDLNQPGKVLPPLPLFTRESRFLWPTLAVSREGDRFAVAAGDGRVKFVPLPLPADWPQ
- the mutL gene encoding DNA mismatch repair endonuclease MutL, coding for MTIHLLPPHVSRLIAAGEVVSRPLDVVRELVDNALDAGATRLEVEVEGGGLAVVRVRDNGAGIPADSVALAPVRHATSKLEPTAAAVEHVSTLGFRGEALWAAAQAGELHLVTRPAAQVGASEVRAAGEDVTVRRTSAPAGTTVTVRNLFARLPARLRTQAPAAVEVREITALLGRYVLHHPGLHWRLTVDSEARLTHAPADHRGAVASVYGPLSANRVLRVEAEDVRGVVSRPELTRARRDRMHFSVNGRPILAPPELEKAVIEGFAELLPAGVAPLCVLDLTVAPEDHNPNVHPAKQVVALADLPDVAARVRAAVAEALAAHPLARAAPALIAPPEPQATPTRGAFPALTLVGVYQELYLLAQGEGDLWIVDAHAAHERALYERLMRELTAAPPSELPEPELLHLTPEQVARLHERAAELRAWGLTIEDFGAGLARLRTLPAALAALPVPRLHEQIVEAALGDSPDPRRDVLGRLACTPALKAGMLDAGRGEAVLAALSGCEQPWSCPHGRPTVLRLSERDLAHAFGRRGVRDVARGRDEVPGFRR
- the mutS gene encoding DNA mismatch repair protein MutS, which codes for KEVPQRVLKGTGNGPLPPMLQQYVEMRDAVEAELPNSILLFQCGDFYETFGEDAERTARLLGIALTHKSSKDFSTPMAGVPLRALDSNVERLLAAGVRVAVADQMEEPGGGLVERKVTQLLTPGTVTEERHLTADENYLGAVATGDGYALALLDVSTGEFRCAAFHTRTALYDELARHRAREVLLAPELAGNAALLADFQARFPVMLSPANFDEEGARQELHTVLGEVPGSLGSAALVRACGAVLGYARLTQQGRLEMVRRVVRFEPGAHMRLPDAAVRALEVFVPQSPQGVTLMDVLAQTRTAGGRRRLRAWLRAPLLDELSIRARLDAVELLTRAPDLRGAVRALLYRAHDLERLAARVATRRASPREVASLARTLDLLPDAVGLLGEQDGLLAGIRARLGALPDVVTLIRAALVDDPPIRAGEGGLIRDGFHAELDGLRSEALGHRAWLAELETSERARTGIQSLKVGFNNVFGYYLEVSGPNLGKVPADYRQIATLKDRARFTRSDLREREREIARLEAAAGRLELEVFTDLRDGLSTHAEALAEAAGALAELDVLAALAELAVECGWVRPQTVAGAARLVQARHPVVERATGGRFVPNDAELGPHRHILLLTGPNMAGKSTYLRTVALCALLHQVGSFVPADHAELPVYDAIHTRIGASDDLAGGRSTFMVEMSELAAILHGVTHRSLVILDEVGRGTSTLDGLAIAQAALEHLHAAGAHALFATHYFELTRLEADHPGLVNLHVAAEEDESSGLTFYHQVIPGAARQSYGVEVARLAGLPAPVTTRAAALLTSLNAQGDDRKLLRELAALDLGRLTPLGALEVLHRWQAEARGGAEGGRQKADG
- the gltX gene encoding glutamate--tRNA ligase encodes the protein MPVVTRIAPSPTGDPHVGTAYIGLFNHTLAHQAAAAGEEGKFILRIEDTDRNRYVPDSEKRIFQMMQWLNLTPDESPLQGGPNGPYRQSERFDLYGEYARRLVASGHAYYAFETPEELAALREEAQQQGRVIAVPSRDLDPAEAQRRVDAGESAVIRLKVPRGGETVVNDALRKPIAFQNREIDDKVLLKADGFPTYHLANVVDDRLMGVTHVVRAEEWITSTPIHVLLYEAFGWPQPVFAHMPLLRNADKSKISKRKNPTSVEWYTEQGFLPEAMLNFLATMGWTHPEGREIFDLAEFQRVFRLEDVTLGGPVFSLDKLKWMNGKYLREVLPEEEVAKRLHAYLAGQKHDLADDDYFRAVVRMMIPRMDVFSEFLEKTPYFWSEEYPVTEKAQKLLDEGRPFLPELAARLKNLPAFDQATTDAALRAFAEEKGLKPGKVMQPLRAAIAGTSESPGMFEMLEALGRERVVARVERAAEGR